In Leptospirillum ferriphilum, the following proteins share a genomic window:
- the rpmE gene encoding 50S ribosomal protein L31, with protein sequence MKSGIHPEYKVATVVCACGNTFVTRTTIGNVKLDICNECHPFFTGTQKIVDTEGRVDRFMKKYAQGKK encoded by the coding sequence ATGAAAAGCGGGATTCATCCGGAGTATAAGGTGGCCACAGTTGTTTGTGCTTGTGGTAATACGTTTGTCACGCGGACAACAATCGGCAATGTAAAGCTGGATATCTGTAATGAATGCCATCCATTTTTTACAGGAACCCAGAAGATTGTCGATACCGAGGGACGCGTGGATCGGTTTATGAAAAAGTATGCACAGGGCAAGAAGTAA
- the rho gene encoding transcription termination factor Rho, translating into MNLAELKEKSIAELTEVAKELHIEGAVNLRKQDLIFALLQAQSDKNGPITGEGVLEILQDGFGFLRSPLYNYLPGPDDIYVSPSQIRRFNLRTGDTVWGQIRPPKEGERYFAMLKVEKVNFEDSDSGREKILFDNLTPLYPMERIRLEHSQEDLSMRVMDLVTPIGKGQRGLIVAPPRTGKTMLLQGLAKAISKNYPDIVLIVLLIDERPEEVTDMVRQVKGEVVSSTFDEPPQRHIQVAEMVLEKAKRLAESQKDVVILLDSITRLARAFNTVAPPSGKVLSGGLDSNALQRPKRFFGSARNIEEGGSLTIIATALIDTGSRMDDVIFEEFKGTGNMELHLDRHLSDRRIFPAINVTLSGTRKEELLLDKDDLNKIWILRKALNSNNPQDDMEYLLSNMKGTKGNKEFLERMMKG; encoded by the coding sequence ATGAATCTTGCGGAATTGAAAGAGAAAAGTATTGCGGAACTGACCGAGGTGGCCAAGGAGCTCCATATAGAAGGGGCAGTCAACCTTCGGAAACAGGATCTGATCTTTGCCCTTCTGCAGGCGCAATCGGATAAAAACGGGCCTATCACTGGAGAGGGTGTTCTTGAAATTCTCCAGGACGGGTTTGGTTTTCTCCGGTCTCCCCTGTATAACTACCTTCCCGGACCGGACGATATCTACGTTTCTCCTTCCCAAATCCGAAGGTTCAATCTGAGAACGGGAGACACCGTCTGGGGCCAAATACGTCCTCCCAAGGAGGGAGAGCGCTATTTTGCGATGCTGAAAGTGGAGAAGGTCAACTTTGAAGATTCTGACTCCGGCCGCGAAAAGATTCTCTTTGACAATTTGACGCCGCTCTATCCGATGGAAAGGATCAGGCTGGAACATTCCCAGGAAGATCTTTCCATGCGCGTCATGGATTTGGTGACGCCTATCGGAAAAGGTCAGAGGGGCTTGATTGTTGCTCCCCCCCGAACCGGAAAGACGATGCTGCTCCAGGGTCTTGCCAAGGCCATCTCCAAAAATTATCCGGATATCGTTCTGATTGTCTTGCTGATTGATGAACGACCGGAAGAAGTGACGGATATGGTTCGGCAAGTCAAGGGTGAAGTCGTCAGCTCGACTTTTGATGAGCCGCCGCAAAGGCACATTCAGGTAGCCGAAATGGTTTTGGAGAAAGCCAAGAGATTGGCAGAGTCCCAAAAAGACGTCGTCATTCTCCTGGATAGCATTACGCGTTTGGCCCGGGCCTTTAATACGGTGGCCCCTCCCTCCGGAAAGGTTCTTTCCGGAGGACTGGACTCGAACGCGTTGCAACGGCCGAAACGTTTTTTCGGCTCTGCCCGCAATATCGAGGAAGGAGGAAGCCTGACGATCATTGCCACCGCCCTTATTGATACAGGGAGCCGGATGGATGATGTGATTTTTGAGGAGTTCAAGGGAACGGGCAATATGGAGCTTCATCTGGACAGACATTTATCCGATCGGAGAATCTTCCCGGCCATTAATGTCACGCTTTCCGGAACCCGAAAGGAAGAACTTCTGCTCGACAAGGATGACCTGAACAAGATCTGGATACTCCGCAAGGCGCTCAATTCAAACAACCCCCAGGATGATATGGAGTACTTGCTCAGTAATATGAAGGGGACAAAAGGAAACAAGGAGTTTTTGGAAAGAATGATGAAAGGCTAG
- a CDS encoding cytochrome 579: MWTVAVMGAAVLGFATASSFAAELDILKPRVPADQLAAAKAMKPPFPVTADMIAKGKEVFNGAGTCYTCHGVAGDGNGPGAAGMDPGPRNFTNHQFEQVRTAGEMFWVVSNGSPLQPAMVGFVSAGQITDKQAWEAVIYERSLGCGGDMDCVTGSADWVSKQPVHEEAAGNLKPEFLNTAAK; this comes from the coding sequence ATGTGGACAGTGGCTGTCATGGGTGCTGCTGTGCTGGGCTTTGCCACAGCGTCATCTTTTGCTGCTGAGCTGGACATTCTGAAGCCCCGCGTTCCTGCGGACCAGCTGGCTGCAGCAAAAGCAATGAAACCCCCCTTCCCCGTTACGGCAGACATGATTGCCAAGGGTAAGGAAGTGTTCAATGGAGCAGGTACCTGCTACACCTGCCACGGCGTGGCCGGTGACGGCAATGGTCCTGGCGCGGCGGGTATGGATCCCGGTCCCCGGAATTTTACCAATCATCAGTTTGAGCAAGTCCGGACAGCGGGTGAAATGTTCTGGGTTGTTTCTAACGGATCTCCCCTCCAGCCCGCAATGGTTGGTTTTGTCAGCGCCGGTCAGATTACGGACAAGCAGGCATGGGAAGCTGTTATTTACGAAAGAAGCCTTGGATGCGGCGGTGACATGGATTGTGTGACCGGTTCTGCAGACTGGGTTTCCAAACAGCCTGTTCATGAAGAAGCTGCCGGTAACCTGAAACCGGAATTTCTGAACACAGCAGCAAAGTAA